In Pseudomonas sp. MYb327, one DNA window encodes the following:
- a CDS encoding autotransporter outer membrane beta-barrel domain-containing protein, whose translation MPIQHKHPPQQLTLAIALALGCADVATAQQPETSTPAHTVSAALIADLDAFIKAADTVPFQIKRATNGTSLQLDDRNDWITISPRGNLTGLLDGGGGQNVLQLDAARGGNLGDTRQFQRLDVRQGSWTLAGSRDFSEAALIRPKAALTNNGHIEGRAVVQGSLVNHGSIDGSVEVDESGTFSGAGRVGSLNVHGALVANHLHGAPTVAGDLKLHDKAVLTYEINAAGRGETIKVDGIANVEGATLKVLAIDSEYPPGSHYTVIEAGKVEGRFAKVENNLAFMTPKAHYEVKTVELTYARNDVPFGDLAITENGKELTQSIDEHAESPLTQASSDGVTPDAIVQNPPATPAAPETASTPPATTESSTLPSTSNTLTKTTLTPPVSPTPSSPTASTPKPPNPANAAVAALLGTDKSTASHAIERLAAGTTANLAKATLNSDSSVSATMLSAMRQLGSDADSSSQKRGPRQAAGNERDHRVWLQALNYDGTLDRDYDALKYATQGLVLGADWAIGEEWRIGVMGAKSQTRLNSRDLDGDLDSWHLGAYALRQNGPMSLRLGASYSNHDGKTQRQVAFNGFSDRPKGRYDASTRQAFAEAGYNLGRANVSIEPFAGLGFQRYQRNGYTENGGAAVLKVHDQSQNILSSTFGLRLAKINRLENGMQLTPRFSASWKHTYGEVATETHQRLITGGRNYTVTGAPLDRDSLMVDAGLDLRLSPRHTLGVGYNGEIASDNRSHGVTGQWRMAF comes from the coding sequence ATGCCCATTCAACACAAACACCCACCGCAACAACTCACCTTGGCGATTGCACTGGCCTTGGGTTGCGCTGACGTTGCAACAGCCCAACAACCCGAGACATCCACCCCGGCGCACACGGTATCGGCCGCTCTGATCGCCGATCTGGATGCCTTCATCAAAGCCGCAGACACCGTACCGTTCCAGATCAAAAGAGCCACGAACGGCACAAGCCTGCAACTGGACGATCGCAATGACTGGATCACGATCAGCCCTCGCGGCAATCTCACCGGCCTGCTGGACGGCGGGGGAGGTCAAAACGTTCTGCAACTCGATGCCGCTAGAGGTGGCAACCTGGGAGACACCCGTCAATTCCAGCGACTGGATGTCAGACAGGGCTCCTGGACCCTGGCGGGTTCCAGAGACTTTAGCGAAGCCGCTTTGATACGCCCAAAGGCAGCGCTGACCAATAACGGACACATCGAGGGGCGTGCCGTCGTTCAGGGTTCGTTGGTCAACCACGGGTCGATTGACGGCAGCGTCGAGGTGGACGAATCAGGCACCTTCAGCGGCGCAGGTCGTGTGGGTTCGCTGAACGTACACGGCGCTCTCGTCGCCAATCATTTGCACGGTGCGCCGACCGTCGCGGGCGACCTGAAGCTGCACGACAAGGCCGTGCTGACTTATGAGATCAACGCGGCGGGTCGTGGTGAAACAATCAAGGTCGATGGTATAGCCAATGTTGAGGGCGCGACCCTGAAAGTCCTCGCCATAGACAGTGAATACCCACCTGGGAGCCATTACACCGTTATCGAAGCCGGTAAGGTCGAAGGGCGATTTGCCAAGGTCGAAAACAACCTCGCGTTCATGACGCCAAAGGCGCATTACGAAGTAAAAACCGTCGAGCTCACCTATGCACGTAACGACGTACCGTTCGGGGATCTCGCGATCACTGAAAACGGGAAGGAGCTCACTCAAAGCATTGATGAACATGCCGAGTCACCGTTGACCCAGGCATCATCTGACGGGGTGACTCCCGACGCTATCGTTCAGAATCCGCCAGCAACCCCCGCGGCTCCCGAAACCGCTTCCACACCGCCGGCGACAACTGAGTCTTCTACTTTGCCTTCAACATCCAACACCCTCACCAAAACAACGTTGACCCCTCCGGTATCACCAACGCCTTCAAGCCCGACAGCCAGCACTCCCAAACCACCCAATCCCGCGAACGCAGCTGTCGCAGCCTTGCTCGGCACCGACAAAAGCACCGCCTCTCACGCGATCGAGCGGTTGGCCGCAGGCACCACCGCCAACCTCGCCAAAGCGACGCTGAACAGTGACAGTTCCGTGAGCGCCACGATGCTCTCGGCGATGCGCCAGTTAGGCAGTGACGCAGACTCCAGCAGTCAGAAACGGGGACCCCGCCAGGCAGCGGGCAACGAACGTGATCACCGAGTCTGGCTCCAAGCGTTGAACTATGACGGCACACTGGATCGCGACTACGACGCCTTGAAATACGCGACCCAAGGTCTGGTTTTGGGAGCGGACTGGGCAATTGGCGAAGAATGGCGCATCGGTGTGATGGGCGCTAAATCACAGACTCGCCTGAACAGCCGTGACCTCGATGGCGACCTCGATAGCTGGCATTTGGGGGCATATGCCTTGCGTCAGAACGGCCCAATGTCTTTGCGTCTTGGTGCCAGCTACAGCAATCACGACGGCAAGACCCAACGTCAGGTGGCCTTCAATGGTTTCAGTGACCGGCCCAAAGGCAGGTACGACGCCAGCACTCGGCAAGCATTCGCTGAAGCCGGGTACAACCTAGGCCGGGCCAACGTCAGCATCGAGCCCTTTGCAGGCCTCGGCTTTCAACGCTATCAGCGCAATGGCTACACGGAAAATGGCGGTGCCGCCGTGCTGAAAGTCCATGACCAATCGCAGAACATCCTCAGCAGCACATTTGGCCTGCGCCTGGCAAAAATCAACAGGCTGGAAAACGGAATGCAGCTGACACCCCGTTTCAGCGCCAGTTGGAAACACACGTACGGCGAGGTCGCCACTGAAACCCACCAACGCTTGATCACCGGCGGGCGCAACTACACCGTCACCGGTGCACCTCTGGACCGTGACAGCCTGATGGTGGATGCAGGTCTGGACCTGAGGCTTTCGCCTCGGCATACCTTGGGTGTCGGCTATAACGGCGAAATCGCGAGTGACAACCGCAGCCACGGCGTGACGGGTCAATGGCGGATGGCATTCTGA
- a CDS encoding GNAT family protein yields MSTSLTDWKGVPAPTVKTIEGRFIRLEKLDPARHGDGLWNALQGPGADPKLWDYLPYGPFPERSAFHDWLNNHAANSDPYFFSVIDRASGDVQGILSLMSIVPAQGRIEIGHVTFGAPMQRSPKSTEAVYLLAKESFALGYRRLEWKCNNGNARSKYAAERLGFSFEGVFRQHMVVKGQNRDTAWYSILDSEWPAIGAGFERWLSDENQAESGQVKGLVECRG; encoded by the coding sequence ATGTCGACATCACTCACGGACTGGAAAGGCGTCCCGGCCCCGACGGTTAAAACGATCGAAGGGCGTTTCATCCGCCTGGAAAAACTCGACCCGGCGCGTCACGGCGACGGTTTGTGGAATGCCCTGCAAGGCCCCGGCGCCGATCCAAAGCTCTGGGACTATTTGCCTTATGGTCCCTTCCCGGAGCGCAGCGCTTTCCATGACTGGCTGAACAATCATGCGGCCAATAGCGATCCGTACTTCTTCAGCGTGATCGACCGTGCCAGCGGCGACGTGCAAGGCATCCTCAGCCTGATGTCGATCGTCCCGGCCCAGGGCCGCATCGAAATTGGCCACGTCACCTTCGGCGCGCCGATGCAGCGCTCACCAAAAAGCACCGAAGCGGTTTACCTGCTGGCCAAAGAGTCGTTCGCCCTCGGCTACCGCCGCCTGGAATGGAAATGCAACAACGGCAACGCCCGCTCCAAATACGCGGCCGAGCGCTTGGGATTCAGTTTTGAAGGTGTGTTTCGCCAACACATGGTGGTCAAGGGCCAGAACCGTGACACCGCGTGGTACTCGATCCTTGACTCGGAGTGGCCGGCGATTGGGGCAGGTTTCGAGCGCTGGTTGAGCGATGAGAACCAGGCGGAATCCGGACAGGTGAAAGGGTTGGTGGAGTGTCGCGGGTAA
- a CDS encoding GNAT family N-acetyltransferase gives MSQIEIRQVSADDHAAWLPLWQAYLRFYNTELPDAVSQSTWQRLLDPNEPTHAALAWADGKAVGMVHFIYHRSNWSIENSCYLQDLLVSPETRGTGVGRKLIEFVYATAKADGCCKVHWLTHETNATAIQLYERIAERPGFIQFRKAI, from the coding sequence ATGAGTCAGATCGAGATCCGCCAGGTCAGCGCCGACGACCACGCCGCGTGGCTACCGCTGTGGCAGGCCTACCTGCGCTTTTACAACACCGAGTTGCCGGACGCCGTCAGCCAAAGCACCTGGCAACGCCTGCTCGACCCGAACGAACCGACCCACGCGGCGTTGGCCTGGGCCGACGGCAAAGCGGTGGGCATGGTGCATTTCATTTACCATCGTTCGAACTGGAGCATCGAAAACTCCTGCTACCTGCAAGACTTGTTGGTATCGCCCGAAACCCGTGGCACTGGCGTTGGCCGCAAGCTGATCGAATTCGTCTACGCCACGGCCAAGGCCGATGGTTGCTGCAAGGTTCACTGGTTGACCCACGAAACCAACGCCACCGCGATCCAGCTCTACGAGCGCATCGCCGAGCGCCCCGGTTTCATCCAGTTTCGCAAAGCCATTTAA
- a CDS encoding FMN-binding negative transcriptional regulator: MYTPRAFAIDELSQLHELILASRLAILVTHGESGLQASHVPVLLHCEQGSNGTLYGHLAKANPQWKDLRDGAEALLIFAGPDAYVSPGFYPSKAEHGKVVPTWNYVAVHAYGRAETFSDGGRLLDIVSTLTDRHEAGRAQPWSVADAPADYIDGMLKAIVGFAIPIDRLEGKRKLSQNRSPADIAGVREGLAASPDVNDQTLAQLMR, encoded by the coding sequence ATGTACACGCCACGTGCTTTTGCCATCGACGAGTTGTCCCAGCTGCATGAACTGATCCTCGCCAGCCGTCTCGCCATTTTGGTGACCCACGGTGAAAGCGGCCTGCAAGCCAGTCATGTACCGGTGCTGCTGCATTGCGAACAAGGCTCGAACGGCACGTTGTACGGGCATCTGGCCAAAGCCAATCCGCAGTGGAAAGACCTGCGAGATGGCGCCGAAGCCCTGTTGATTTTTGCCGGTCCCGACGCCTACGTCAGCCCTGGCTTCTACCCGAGCAAGGCCGAACACGGCAAGGTCGTGCCCACCTGGAACTACGTCGCCGTTCACGCTTATGGCCGCGCCGAAACCTTCAGCGATGGCGGGCGGCTGCTCGACATCGTCAGCACCCTCACCGACCGCCATGAAGCTGGCCGCGCCCAACCGTGGTCAGTGGCCGATGCCCCCGCCGATTACATCGACGGCATGCTCAAGGCCATTGTCGGTTTCGCCATTCCTATCGACCGTCTCGAAGGCAAGCGCAAGCTCAGCCAGAACCGTAGCCCCGCCGACATCGCCGGCGTGCGCGAAGGGCTGGCCGCCAGCCCCGACGTCAACGACCAAACCCTCGCCCAATTGATGCGCTAA
- a CDS encoding PLP-dependent aminotransferase family protein: protein MTSEPLSLSFNPAGIELDRRQGLSRQLYQALRVRVLDGRLAGGTRLPASRDLAAALAISRNSVVRAYDQLYAEGFIEGRVGDGTYVAQLPQNALPVKKLSTKVSTGFSTGLPTTLSTNCLDLPVVSSSKVIHSVALARVEKNHLPSPPSGPPRAFRVGVPAFDLFPFEVWAKLNAAFWRKPDLQQLCYGDPAGDARLRGMIAAYLRSSRGMQCTAEQIVITSGAQQGISLCAQLLLEPGDGVAIENPGYRAAGHAFSVAGARLHGVSVDSEGIDCGELAKLSDCRLTYVTPSHQYPTGVVMSLARRLELLAWAERAQGWIVEDDYDGEYRYSGAPLAPLAALDRHGRVLYVGTFGKVAFPALRLGYLVLPMGLVDAFSRRRAVDVRHSEVSTQAVMAEFMAAGHFQRHIRRMRRAALSRLNVLLNGWPQDIPGVGQLPTVAAGLHMTVPVESVAREQELIELARSVDVEINGLSSYWLPESSTPIDQRAGLVLGFAAVPESEIDTALKCLRAVWRVRQAGG, encoded by the coding sequence ATGACCAGCGAACCATTGTCCTTGTCGTTCAACCCGGCAGGTATCGAGCTTGATCGCCGTCAGGGCTTGAGTCGTCAGCTCTATCAGGCATTGCGCGTGCGAGTGCTGGATGGACGATTGGCCGGCGGAACCCGTCTGCCGGCCAGCAGGGATTTGGCGGCGGCGCTGGCGATTTCCCGTAACAGTGTGGTGCGCGCCTACGATCAGCTCTACGCGGAAGGCTTCATCGAGGGACGCGTCGGCGACGGGACTTATGTCGCGCAACTGCCACAAAACGCATTGCCGGTGAAAAAACTATCCACAAAAGTATCCACAGGGTTTTCAACAGGCTTACCCACAACCTTATCCACAAATTGCCTGGATTTGCCTGTGGTTTCATCCAGTAAAGTTATCCACAGCGTCGCGCTCGCAAGGGTTGAAAAGAACCATTTACCGAGTCCACCGAGCGGTCCGCCACGGGCATTTCGCGTCGGAGTTCCGGCGTTCGATCTGTTTCCCTTTGAGGTCTGGGCCAAACTGAATGCGGCTTTCTGGCGCAAACCGGATTTGCAGCAGCTGTGTTATGGCGACCCGGCCGGCGATGCGCGTTTGCGCGGGATGATCGCAGCTTACTTGCGCAGTTCGCGCGGCATGCAGTGCACGGCTGAGCAAATTGTGATCACCAGTGGTGCGCAGCAGGGGATTAGCCTTTGTGCACAGTTGTTGCTGGAGCCAGGAGACGGGGTGGCGATCGAGAATCCGGGCTACCGCGCGGCGGGTCATGCGTTCTCCGTCGCAGGTGCGCGACTGCACGGGGTATCAGTGGATAGCGAAGGCATCGATTGCGGCGAACTGGCGAAACTCAGTGATTGCCGTCTGACTTATGTCACGCCGTCCCATCAGTATCCGACTGGGGTAGTGATGAGTCTTGCCCGACGTCTGGAATTGCTGGCCTGGGCCGAGCGCGCCCAAGGCTGGATCGTCGAGGATGATTACGATGGCGAATACCGCTACAGCGGTGCACCGCTGGCACCGTTGGCGGCACTCGATCGTCATGGTCGGGTGCTGTACGTCGGGACCTTCGGCAAGGTCGCTTTTCCGGCGCTGCGTCTGGGTTATCTGGTGTTGCCAATGGGCCTTGTGGACGCGTTTTCACGGCGTCGCGCAGTGGACGTCCGCCATTCCGAGGTCAGCACCCAAGCGGTGATGGCCGAGTTCATGGCTGCGGGACATTTCCAGCGGCATATCCGTCGCATGCGCCGTGCGGCGTTGAGTCGGCTTAATGTCCTGCTCAACGGTTGGCCGCAGGATATTCCCGGCGTCGGCCAGTTACCCACGGTCGCCGCCGGTCTGCACATGACCGTGCCGGTCGAGAGCGTGGCGCGTGAACAGGAACTGATCGAGTTGGCGCGCAGCGTCGATGTCGAGATCAACGGTTTGAGCAGTTATTGGCTACCGGAGTCCAGCACCCCGATCGATCAGCGTGCCGGACTGGTGCTGGGTTTTGCTGCGGTTCCCGAGAGCGAGATCGACACGGCGCTGAAGTGCTTGCGGGCAGTGTGGCGTGTTCGCCAAGCGGGCGGATGA
- a CDS encoding DUF6543 domain-containing protein, with product MHNSAPYQATLQFNPPQPVPEWLDVAYLTKVANLVDIGDAYPTLIKDNLIDDPVQAPLQMHFYIRQLRALLPLIALECKIRRVGGVDDQGYRYIREWLKPTPGHPQPIVIRPLTFVHSGETDGDTVANMFIIAPRQPEAGPCLLYRPLLDQPLLQFPSPQNLLYALHQPGEIRDSILAWLPDSATRFKYAQYIFPVGLPSLWLGAQLLSEPWTSVDWAGPVELSSKELTGDVFPVLFKTHAQAMAELADRQSQSNAQRRWALLRDSGWALFNVTANFLCGTAGAAVWVWQSISEIEEVVDAHNRGDSHAEWSAVADMLLNLGMILAHHAATRRKGVPRTLIRQGEKTLSEAIGTPSVKPALSTVTQLTTTLTGDLAPNHYSSLEAYGSVPHRTPTALATYLNTLTVPAPDLTSTALETLLREKGTLYRIDAKTYAQVGERWFRVTENDDQQVQIVYPRMPSKTGPLLIHNRQGQWIVDTRLRLRGGAGGTSLQSQLKAQRKEKEEQRKQLGIALEAFKKLEVTRNTALEKAQAELMAATGQPHEQATQHYLDQLEKLIGDYDDALNKLGQWRLKGGSEGYLTDLQRMTTLLHKNLSLWFVLKRNAYATLTHKLAQNNVIDSATSLQTHIQEVRQALALSHDMIARLQLYRTSLETLDATGSAGMTTAQRLRNLLPTFTQWDLKSNEIGMSHELCMRELPTGDTESAREAAGLLIIEAATATHRHAALIRTSDSGEASALRIERLSRLIDVYIDADQRLQDLPGEFPGMVEPTELARVRSLIGEFRQLAQEQLSALLPESGARAIPMTPKAPVAGPSRLVGKVTKSRPRDPAPTRVSAPSEPPLEEILPSRSGPAPVADLDDTDIIANALDLNVDVQSFIDRTRRDAFRPNRIAADMQDLFDHQAQRLEQSAINVDQTQARLRAAGKSPLPVGTLSAELNSAAVRLRAEGISIRASMLKDRQPRQAYVQWLLDNNLVRIVRNEQGRIKTKKRQDYFQEYKVLDSTSRNQPLWLAHFHYDSPQAPPEQFTAAHLKIADEHLKQLTAERRQALTSLTPLDYVLRRIGDPNLFLKLEPQP from the coding sequence TTGCACAATAGCGCGCCGTATCAGGCCACCCTTCAATTCAACCCACCACAACCGGTCCCCGAGTGGTTGGATGTAGCCTACCTGACGAAGGTGGCCAATCTGGTCGACATCGGTGACGCGTATCCCACACTAATCAAGGACAACCTGATCGATGATCCGGTACAGGCGCCCTTACAGATGCACTTTTACATCAGACAGTTGCGCGCCTTGCTGCCGCTGATTGCGCTGGAGTGCAAGATACGTCGTGTCGGCGGCGTTGATGACCAGGGTTATCGCTATATTCGTGAATGGCTCAAGCCAACTCCCGGTCACCCGCAGCCCATCGTCATTCGTCCCCTGACCTTCGTCCATTCCGGCGAAACCGATGGCGACACCGTTGCCAATATGTTCATCATCGCCCCGCGCCAGCCAGAAGCCGGGCCGTGCCTGTTGTATCGACCGTTGCTCGACCAGCCGTTGTTGCAGTTTCCTTCACCACAAAACCTGCTGTACGCCTTGCATCAACCGGGTGAAATCAGGGACTCGATACTGGCATGGCTACCCGACTCGGCCACCCGCTTCAAATACGCCCAATACATCTTCCCCGTCGGCCTGCCCAGTCTTTGGCTGGGCGCACAGCTGCTCTCCGAGCCGTGGACGTCTGTGGACTGGGCTGGCCCGGTCGAACTCTCCTCCAAAGAGCTGACCGGCGATGTTTTCCCGGTGCTGTTCAAGACCCACGCGCAGGCTATGGCGGAACTCGCCGACCGGCAATCACAGTCCAACGCCCAACGTCGCTGGGCCTTGCTGCGAGACAGTGGCTGGGCGCTGTTCAACGTCACCGCGAACTTTCTCTGCGGCACCGCGGGGGCGGCGGTTTGGGTCTGGCAAAGCATCAGCGAAATAGAGGAAGTAGTGGACGCCCACAACCGCGGTGACTCTCACGCCGAATGGAGCGCCGTAGCCGATATGCTGCTGAATTTGGGGATGATCCTTGCCCATCACGCGGCCACACGCCGCAAAGGCGTCCCGCGAACGCTAATAAGGCAGGGCGAAAAGACGCTGTCCGAGGCCATAGGCACGCCCTCGGTGAAGCCAGCGTTGTCCACGGTGACGCAGCTCACCACGACGCTGACCGGTGATCTTGCGCCCAACCATTACTCCTCACTTGAGGCCTACGGCTCAGTACCCCATCGCACCCCTACGGCACTAGCGACTTATCTGAACACGCTGACGGTGCCTGCACCCGACCTCACTTCCACGGCCCTGGAAACCCTGCTGCGCGAAAAGGGGACGCTCTATCGAATCGATGCAAAGACCTACGCACAAGTCGGTGAGCGTTGGTTCCGCGTCACGGAAAACGATGACCAGCAGGTACAAATCGTTTACCCGCGAATGCCCTCGAAAACCGGTCCACTGTTGATTCACAACCGGCAAGGACAATGGATCGTCGATACTCGATTGCGTCTGCGCGGTGGCGCCGGTGGCACCAGCCTGCAAAGTCAGCTCAAGGCACAACGCAAGGAAAAGGAGGAACAAAGGAAACAATTGGGCATTGCCTTGGAGGCGTTCAAAAAACTGGAGGTCACCCGTAATACCGCGTTAGAAAAAGCCCAGGCAGAGCTGATGGCCGCCACCGGACAACCGCACGAACAGGCGACACAGCATTACCTCGACCAATTGGAAAAACTGATCGGCGATTACGACGATGCCCTGAACAAACTCGGGCAATGGCGTCTCAAGGGCGGGAGCGAAGGTTATTTAACTGATTTGCAGCGCATGACCACCTTGCTGCATAAAAACCTCAGCCTGTGGTTCGTCCTGAAGCGCAATGCCTACGCGACACTCACCCATAAACTCGCTCAGAACAATGTCATTGATTCAGCCACTTCCTTGCAGACCCACATCCAGGAAGTCAGGCAGGCCTTGGCTTTGAGCCATGACATGATCGCTCGCCTGCAACTGTACCGCACATCCCTGGAAACCCTCGACGCCACCGGCAGCGCGGGCATGACTACCGCGCAACGGCTGCGCAACCTGCTCCCGACGTTTACGCAGTGGGACTTGAAGTCCAATGAGATTGGCATGTCTCATGAGCTGTGCATGCGTGAGCTCCCCACAGGAGATACCGAATCGGCTCGCGAAGCGGCAGGCTTGTTGATTATCGAAGCAGCAACCGCCACCCATCGACATGCCGCCTTGATCAGAACGTCCGACAGCGGTGAAGCCAGCGCACTTCGCATTGAACGTCTGAGCAGGCTGATCGATGTCTACATCGATGCTGATCAGCGTCTTCAAGACCTTCCCGGCGAATTCCCCGGCATGGTGGAACCGACCGAACTTGCGCGGGTACGCAGCTTGATCGGCGAGTTCAGGCAATTGGCACAGGAGCAACTGAGTGCGCTGCTGCCCGAGAGCGGGGCAAGGGCAATACCGATGACGCCCAAAGCACCTGTTGCGGGCCCTTCCCGTCTCGTTGGCAAAGTCACCAAGAGCCGACCTCGTGATCCTGCGCCCACCAGAGTTTCGGCACCCAGTGAACCGCCCCTTGAGGAAATTCTTCCGTCCCGGTCAGGTCCCGCCCCAGTGGCCGACCTGGACGACACCGACATCATTGCCAATGCCCTGGACCTGAATGTGGATGTGCAGAGCTTTATTGATCGGACTCGTCGTGATGCCTTCAGGCCCAATCGTATTGCGGCGGACATGCAGGACTTGTTCGATCACCAAGCCCAACGGCTGGAGCAAAGCGCGATCAATGTCGACCAGACCCAGGCGCGCCTCCGCGCGGCAGGCAAATCACCGTTACCGGTGGGCACCTTGAGCGCGGAGCTCAATAGCGCCGCTGTCCGGTTACGCGCTGAAGGCATCAGCATCCGCGCCAGCATGCTCAAGGATCGGCAGCCTCGCCAGGCGTATGTGCAATGGCTGCTGGACAACAACCTGGTCCGGATCGTCAGGAACGAACAAGGCCGGATCAAGACCAAAAAGCGCCAGGACTACTTTCAGGAGTACAAGGTGCTCGACTCCACGAGCCGCAATCAGCCGTTGTGGCTGGCGCACTTCCACTACGATTCGCCGCAAGCCCCGCCGGAGCAGTTCACAGCGGCGCACCTGAAAATCGCCGATGAACATTTGAAGCAGCTCACTGCCGAACGTCGTCAGGCACTGACGAGCCTGACGCCACTCGACTATGTGCTGCGCCGGATTGGCGACCCGAATCTGTTCCTGAAACTGGAACCACAACCCTAG
- a CDS encoding DUF6543 domain-containing protein, whose product MTEHSETSETRELLKKSQIIHQTSRGPTVDEVAHQILRQALRSLYPKRDIDPDRTMIGTPQWQAVEGHLVAMPTQFESLTHALVRQFFSASTANYLEGEHFLTVNPTATPVVHLDIDVEAIAGLLNDYSPLLFVAFGERQLDYWNSTRHQVPHWQELSAALRKALHVQGADGWDDDQCRVARAVSRHPDKQSRQNHDPTLSAIQVCLIDIDTVDAQGKVRHLILGGAAVVTGRYKQRDLVMMYTVEKGYETFDSLKKLGDSLPARIDVQPAGQNLQWQLFEPEGNFFDHMAWALIATQLDAITAISRESLVAEADDDIASAPVVEHTSGPEKNVLTRLDGSIPDWLFGASAADLDQYSQSINALGMLYKQTDKTLLRIAPITTYAQNRMREAIIADKPSAASLPLDSLDITVTNSFETGGLTLPNPLDVHIETLGEYAFAQ is encoded by the coding sequence ATGACCGAGCATTCAGAAACCTCCGAAACCCGCGAATTGCTAAAAAAAAGCCAGATCATTCACCAGACCAGCCGTGGACCCACGGTTGATGAAGTCGCCCACCAAATACTGCGTCAGGCGCTGAGAAGCCTGTATCCGAAACGCGACATCGACCCCGACCGAACCATGATCGGCACACCTCAATGGCAAGCGGTAGAGGGTCATCTCGTGGCCATGCCGACGCAGTTTGAATCGCTGACCCACGCACTGGTACGGCAATTCTTCAGTGCTTCCACCGCCAATTATCTGGAAGGCGAACACTTCCTCACAGTGAACCCCACAGCCACGCCCGTGGTGCATCTGGACATCGACGTCGAAGCCATTGCCGGGTTACTCAATGACTACTCACCCCTGCTGTTCGTTGCGTTCGGGGAGCGCCAACTGGACTATTGGAACAGCACCCGGCATCAGGTACCGCACTGGCAGGAACTTTCCGCGGCGTTGCGCAAAGCCCTGCATGTACAGGGCGCCGATGGTTGGGATGATGACCAGTGTCGGGTGGCCCGGGCGGTCTCGCGTCATCCCGATAAACAGTCGCGCCAAAACCATGACCCAACCCTCTCGGCTATCCAGGTCTGCCTGATCGACATTGACACCGTCGATGCCCAAGGCAAGGTCCGACACCTGATACTCGGCGGTGCCGCCGTCGTTACCGGGCGCTATAAACAGCGTGACCTGGTGATGATGTACACAGTGGAAAAGGGCTACGAAACGTTCGACTCCTTAAAGAAACTGGGTGATTCATTACCAGCGCGTATCGATGTGCAACCTGCCGGGCAGAACCTTCAATGGCAGCTGTTCGAGCCCGAGGGCAATTTTTTCGACCACATGGCCTGGGCGTTGATCGCAACCCAGCTGGACGCTATTACCGCGATTTCTCGTGAAAGCCTCGTCGCCGAAGCGGATGACGACATCGCCTCCGCCCCCGTGGTCGAGCACACCAGTGGCCCGGAAAAAAACGTGCTCACCCGCCTTGATGGTTCAATTCCCGACTGGTTGTTCGGTGCTTCGGCTGCCGATCTGGATCAGTACAGCCAGTCCATCAATGCGCTGGGCATGTTGTATAAGCAGACCGATAAAACACTGTTGCGCATTGCGCCTATCACCACCTACGCGCAAAACCGCATGCGCGAAGCGATCATTGCCGACAAGCCGTCGGCCGCTTCGCTGCCATTGGACAGCCTGGACATTACAGTCACCAACAGCTTTGAAACAGGTGGTTTGACGCTTCCCAATCCGCTCGACGTCCACATCGAAACGCTGGGCGAATACGCCTTTGCACAATAG